A stretch of the Deinococcus sp. YIM 134068 genome encodes the following:
- a CDS encoding metal-dependent hydrolase gives MPLQLRFLGQSAFLLDSGEHRVLIDPFIEGNPVSPVTLGEALGWNVSAVLLTHAHGDHWGNTLDFGRVGVPVIGTAEIGNYAGRNGATNAIGANIGGTVRGEWGSVTLTPAWHSSSFPDGTYGGMPTGLVVEMGGVRVYHAGDTCLFSDMRLIGDRGLDVALLPIGDHYTMGPQEAARTLELLRPRVAVPMHYGTFPPLKGDPQVFAREGQARGVDVRVLQPGETTEV, from the coding sequence ATGCCCCTTCAGCTCCGGTTCCTCGGCCAAAGCGCCTTCCTGCTGGACAGCGGCGAGCACCGCGTCCTGATCGACCCCTTCATCGAGGGCAACCCCGTCTCGCCCGTCACGCTGGGGGAGGCGCTGGGGTGGAACGTGAGCGCCGTCCTCCTCACCCACGCGCACGGCGACCACTGGGGAAATACGCTGGACTTCGGGCGGGTGGGCGTGCCCGTGATCGGCACGGCGGAGATCGGCAACTACGCGGGGCGAAACGGCGCGACGAACGCCATCGGCGCGAACATCGGCGGCACCGTGCGCGGCGAGTGGGGGAGCGTGACCCTCACGCCCGCGTGGCACTCGTCCTCCTTCCCCGACGGCACCTACGGCGGGATGCCCACCGGCCTCGTCGTGGAGATGGGCGGCGTGCGCGTCTACCACGCGGGCGACACCTGCCTCTTCTCCGACATGCGCCTCATCGGCGACCGGGGGCTGGACGTGGCGCTTCTCCCCATCGGCGACCACTACACGATGGGACCCCAGGAGGCCGCCCGCACGCTGGAGCTGCTGCGCCCCCGCGTCGCCGTGCCCATGCATTACGGGACCTTCCCGCCGCTGAAAGGCGACCCGCAGGTCTTCGCCCGTGAGGGGCAGGCGCGCGGGGTGGACGTGCGCGTCTTGCAACCGGGGGAGACGACGGAAGTGTGA
- a CDS encoding ribonuclease H family protein gives MNQAYVDASWHELPDGQGVGGWGLVLLVPGGLPTSYQGQLSAPDNNAAEVRAVLEAVRHAPAGEGLRVYTDNEAVIASVGRGRGPHMLADLAREVQDEAGARDVALRVNYAPRTRRHMLAAHALANDARRGLTTPALAGAHADVLIEQRPAVPEARVSLRRPGERVTAHIHLDPLSAVPPSAQALLAAVTLARPGELLLVRRASKVAQALWQRPERALLPLAHATLREARQAADGLGVQVEFRG, from the coding sequence GTGAACCAAGCCTACGTGGACGCGAGCTGGCACGAACTCCCTGACGGTCAGGGCGTGGGCGGCTGGGGGCTGGTGCTGCTCGTGCCAGGGGGATTACCCACGAGCTATCAGGGGCAACTTAGCGCCCCGGACAACAACGCCGCCGAGGTGCGCGCCGTGCTGGAGGCCGTGCGGCATGCCCCGGCGGGCGAGGGGCTGCGGGTCTACACCGACAACGAGGCGGTCATCGCGTCGGTGGGGCGGGGGCGGGGGCCGCACATGCTCGCCGACCTCGCCCGCGAGGTGCAAGACGAGGCGGGCGCGCGGGACGTGGCGCTGCGGGTGAACTACGCGCCCCGCACCCGGCGGCACATGCTCGCCGCCCACGCCCTCGCCAACGACGCCCGCCGGGGCCTGACCACCCCCGCCCTCGCCGGGGCACATGCCGACGTTCTCATCGAGCAGCGGCCCGCCGTCCCCGAGGCCCGCGTGAGCCTGCGCCGCCCCGGTGAGCGGGTCACGGCCCACATCCACCTCGACCCCCTCTCCGCCGTGCCGCCGAGCGCCCAGGCCCTCCTCGCCGCCGTCACCCTCGCCCGCCCCGGTGAGCTGCTCCTCGTCCGGCGCGCGAGCAAGGTCGCCCAGGCCCTGTGGCAGCGGCCCGAGCGTGCCCTGCTCCCCCTCGCCCACGCCACGTTGCGGGAGGCGCGGCAGGCGGCGGACGGGCTGGGAGTACAGGTGGAGTTCAGGGGGTAG